The genomic interval GGCTTCACCGGCGAAATCATGGAAGCGACGCCGAGCAAGACGTTCCATCACGTCATCGACATCTATTTGAAGGACTCGAACGCTTTCATGAACACCTATTTCGCACGGTATTTCGAATGGCAGGGCATTTGCCGCGAGCGCTGGTTTCATGAGTGCATCCACAACAATCTGCTCGCCGCGGGCGGCGTGTTCGTGACCAAGCGCGCGCACCAGGAATATGTGCAGGAGACGTTCCCGTTCCAGCGCGTGGATTGCTACCTCAACACGTACCAGGTGCGCCAGTGCTCCGCGTACCTCGTATTCCGCTTTTGCGTGGACGGCCGCCCCGTCTCGCTCGGCTATCAGCAGATCCTGTTCGCGGGCACCGACAAGCGCATCCGCCGCTTTCCGCCCGGCATACTCGAACGCGTGAAGGAATATGAACTGATCCTGCCGGCGGGCTCGAACTAAGCCGCCGCGCGCCTCGAAGCAGGTCGCATTTATCCCGCGAAGTCCTGTCCCGCTGTCCAGCGGCGGGGCTTCGCCGGCGCCTCGTGCAACGCGCGGTCGGCGGCGGAACCGGGCTCCGGCAGGCAGATCGTGAAGGTCGTGCGCATGTGGGGCACCGACTCGCAGGCGATCGTGCCGCCCAGCGCCTCGGCCACGCGGCGGCAGAATGTGAGACCCATGCCCGCGCCGCGCCCGTGCGACTTGGTCGAGTAGAACGGGTCGAAGATGCGCGGCAGGATTTCGGCGTCGATGCCGGGGCCGTTGTCGGAGAAACGCAGCACGCAATAGCCGTTTTCACGGCTCGCGGCGATCTCCACGCGGCCTTTTGCGGCGCGCCGGTTGTCGCCGCCAGGCGCGCCTTCGAGCGAATAGAGCGCGTTCTTCAACAGATTGAACAGCATGAACACGACGAGCGAATCGGACCCGGAAAAGCTCAACAGCGGGTCGATGGGCGCGACCTCCACGCGCTCGCGCTCACCCGGCCGGAACGGAAAGCGCTCCAGTGCCGCGTTCACGCACGAACGCACCGGGTAGCTCTCGAAGCTGCGCCGGTCGAGCCGGTCGAGCGTGAACGACGCGAGCGACATCTCCACCACGGTGCTGGTGCTGTCCACCTGCCGCCGGATCGAGGTGGCGAGCGACGAGAGGCGCTCCGATTGCCCCGGATACAGCCCGTCGACGCATAACTGATGCTGCACGGCCAGCTGATAGCCGCGCATGAGTTCGGGCAGCACGTTGCCGATCTCCTCCGCATGCATGCCGATCGCGGCAAGCGGCGTGGCCACTTCGTGCGCGACCGTCGCCGCGATCAGATACGGACGCATCAGGCCGAAGCGCACGATCGTCACGGCGAGAATGCCGAGGCTGACGGCGATGAACACCGCGCCCACGGGATAAAACGCCACGCCGTAATTCACGGCGTAATCGCTCGCCGCCACCGAATAGAGACACAGGCTCAGGAGGCACAGATCGAGCAGCCGGCGCCGGTCGTGCGCCGGGCTCTGGCGGCGCGCGGCGATCAGCAGCCAGGCGCTGCGGCAGGTCAAGAGCACCGTTTGCAGCACGTGCACCGGATGCAGCAGGCCCGCCCTGGGGTAACGGCCGAAGAAGAACGTGCCGTAGCCGTCGACGACCTTGTCGGTCATCAGCAGCAGCGCCGCGAGCGCGAGGCTCAGCGCATACGAGAGCATGAGCGGCACGCGCTCGCCGCGCCGCCCGCTCACCTCGATCATGAAGTGGTAGACCGTGGTTGGCAGAAACAGGATGAACAGATACCCAAGCTTGACGAGCGCGGCCGCCAGTTCGGGATCGGGCGTCTGGAACAGGAAAGCCCATGTGCCCTGCCAGATGAAGGTGGTCGCGCACATCAGGGCGAACGGCACCGAAAGGCGCGTGAAGCCTTCGGTCAGCAGCACATACACGCCGAATCCGAGGAACTGCGCGGACACGAACGCAGGCAGGATCGAATACATGATTGATCGCGTGGTTTTTGTTGTTCTGCGGCGTGAGGCCGTGGCGAGGTTCGCAAGCGCGCGCCGGTCGAATCGAATGCCGCGATTATCGCCGCGAACGGCGCGCCGTGGCGAAAAAATGACGCACTGCGGCGCACTTGATGCCGCGCGCGTATTGATGCTTCACGCGTGCTTCATTTACACGCCGCGCGAATGCCGCTTCCCGTTCACGCCGATACGGCCGCACCCTCGCGCACGAAGCGCCGCCGGTATTCGGCCGGCGTCACGCCCACGTGCTTGAGAAAGGCGCGCCGCAAGGTGTCCGCATTGGCGAAACCGCAGCGTGTGGCCACGCGTTTGGGCGCCTCGGCCTCGGTTTCGAGCAGGTCGCGCGCCGCGGCCACCCGCACCGTCTCGACCCACGCGGCCGGCGTCACGCCCACTTCCGACTGAAACAGCCGTGCGAAGTGGCGCGGACTCAAGCCCACGCGCGCGGCCAGTTCGCCCACGCGGTGGCTCTGCGCGGGGTTCGCGGCCACCCAGCGCTGTACTTCCTGCAACGCCGAGCGCCCCGCTGGCCGCGTCTCGCCCATGCGGCTGAACTGCAACTGGCCGCCGGGACGTTTGAAGAACATCACGAGCTGGCTTGCCACGCGCATGGCCAGTTCGCGGCCCAGGTCCTCTTCCACGAGCGCCAGTGCGAGGTCGAGCCCGGCCGTGACGCCCGCCGCCGTGCGCAGCTTGCCGTCGCGCACGTAGAGCGAATCGGCTTCGATCGTCACACCGGGGCACGCCAGCGCGAGCGCGTCCACGGCGGACCAGTGGGTGGTGAGGCGGCGCTTGTGGAGCAGACCGCTCGCGGCGAGCGCGAACGCGCCCGTGCACACCGAGCCGAAGCGGCGGCTGCGTGCGGCTTGCGCGCGCAGCCATTCGCGCACGCGCGGCGACAGTTGCGCCGTGGCGGCGTCGGGGGCGCCCGCGACCAGCAAGGTGTCGATGCGATCCTCTGGCGCGTCCGACGACCCCGAGGAGTTTGGCGCACCGGCCACGGCGTCGGCGAGCAGGCGCACCCCGGAGGAGCTGCGGATCGGGCCCGCGCGCGTTGCGATCACGCGCAGGTCGTAGACGAGCCGGCCCGCCTCGATGTTGGCTTGCGCGAACACGTCGAGCGGACCGCTCACGTCGAGCAGTTGAACGCCGGGCAAGGCAAGAATAGCGACGATTCGGGCCATGATATGCAGACGAAAATGCGCCGGAGCGCGAACGGAACGCCAGGAAAAGCAGCGAGTTTGCCACGCTGAAACCGCCTCCCAATGCCGGTGTTCCGCCGATCTCGCGCCTGTGTCCGATAAGCGCGCGAAATGGCAGAAAATGACGGTTTGCGTCGATTGAGGACAATGGTCGCACAATCCAGAATGAAAGCCAACCCAACCGAAGGAGTCACACCATGGCTTTCGATCTCTCCGGCGTCGCCATTCCCGACAGCCGCCTCGCGCGTGAAATCACCGAACTCGTGCGCGATACCGAGTCGCCGTTGCTGTTCCATCATTCGAGCCGCGTCTATTACTTCGGCGCGCTCGCGGGCCACAAGCGCGGCCTCAAGTTCGACCGCGAACTGCTCTACGCGGGCGCCATGTTTCATGACATGGGCCTCATGCACTCGCATAGCAGCGAGCACGAGCGTTTCGAGGTGGACGGCGCGAACGCCGCGCGCGACTTCCTGCGCGGCCACGGCATTTCGCAGCACGACATCGACCTCGTGTGGACCGCCATTGCGCTGCACACCACGCCGGGCATTCCGCAGCACATGCATCCGGTGATCGCGCTCGTGACGGCAGGCGTGGAAATGGACGTGCTGGGCCTCACGTATCAGCAGTACAGCGACGCCGAACGCGAGGCCGTGGTGCATGCGCACCCGCGCAGCGAGCACTTCAAGGAAGACATCATCCAGGCGTTCTACAACGGCATCCAGCACAAGCCCGACACCACCTTCGGCAATGTCAAGGCCGACGTGCTCGCCGACAAGGACCCGCACTTCCACGCAGGCAACTTCTGCAGCGTGATCCGCCACTCGGCATGGCGCGCTTGACGGGGCGCTGGCGCGCAGAAGGCGCCCGGTTTCACGCGGCGCGGTGCGGTGTGGCCATGCCGATGGCAAGCGCGCCAGGCGCGGCCGCGTGAACCCGCCGCGCCGCCCCTCGAGCGATATCCACGCCGACGCGAGCGGGGCTACGCCGCGAAGGCAGACGTGCAATGCATGCGCGAACCCGAACCCGCCATGGCATCGCGCGCGACCGCCTTGCTCAGCACCGCGCTGTCGTACTCGCGGCCGCCAAACCGCACGACATCGACGAGCGCGAAGCCCTGCGCCCGATAGAACGCGATCAGATGCGCGGCGGGAAACGGCGTGTCGAGCGCGAGGTACGTCAGGCCGCGCGTAGCGGCCCATTGCGCGGCGAACGCGAGCAACGCGCGACCGATGCCGCGCTTTTGCCAGCCCGGTTCGATGCCGAACTGATGCACCGAAGCCACCGCCTCGCGCCGATACACTTCGCAGGCCGAACGAGTATCGCTTTGCTCCATCGTCAACGTGCCCACGATGCGGCCGTTGCACACCGCCACGAAGCAATCGCCCGCGAGCGCGCGCTCGCGTGTGGAGGCCGCGTCCTGATCCGCGCAGGCGCAATGCAGGCCGAGCGCCGCGAGAGGCGCGAATGCGCGATGCAGCAAGCGCGTGAGCGCTTCCCACGAGTCGTGGCGCGGATCGAAGCGCCGCAGCACGAGCCGGCCAAGGCCGGGCCGCACGCTCGTGAGCGTGTCGTTCCGATACAGCGAGCTACGCGGGATCGTCATGACCGGTCCAGAAGTTTCGATCTGCCGAGTCTAGATTTGCGCGCCCGGGGTCACAAGAAAAAATCCCGTAAAAAAACGGGCCGCCGCAAGATCCACGAACCCCTGTGAAACGCGCGAACGCCCGGCGCGCCCGCGCGAGCGGCGTCACGCGCCGCGCTGTCATAATGTCGGTCTGGACATCGGAGAATCGACATGGCGCATGGCGAACACACCTACCGCGTGACGGTGCAGTGGACCGGCAATCGCGGCAGCGGCACCTCGGGCTATCGCGACTACGACCGCGACCATCTGATCCGCGCGAGCGGCAAACCCGACATTGCCGGCTCGTCGGACCCGGCGTTTCGCGGGGACGCCGCGCGCTGGAACCCCGAGGAACTGCTGGTGGCGTCCACCTCGGCGTGCCACAAGCTCTGGTATCTGCACCTGTGCGCCGACGCGGGCATTCACGTGCTCGCCTACGAGGACGAAGCCGAAGGCACCATGGCCGACACGCCCGAGCGCACCGCGTTCACGCAGATCGTGCTGCACCCGCGCGTGACGATCCGCGCCACCGACGACCGCGATCTCGCGCTGCATCTGCATCACATGGCGCACGCGCAGTGCTATATCGCCAATTCGGTGAATTTCCCGATTCTCTGCGACGCGGTCATCGAACTGGCCGCGCCCGCGGCCTGACGCGGAGCGCGCATCGTCATGTCGACCCACACGCTGCAGGAACCCGTGGAAACGCTCGGCAGCTTCCTGCGCGAACGCCGCTCGCGTCTGCAACCCGAAGACGCCGAAGGCGCGAGCCGCCGCCGCACGCCGGGCCTGCGCCGCGAGGAAGTGGCCGCACGCGCGAACGTGAGCGTCGCCTGGTACACGTGGCTCGAACAGAATCGCGGCGGTCCGCCTTCCGCCGACGTGCTGGAGCGGCTGGCGCGCGCGCTCGAACTCGACGAGACCGGCCGCGAAATGCTGTTCCTGCTCGGCCAGCAGCGCCCGCCGCCGCTCACGCCGCCGCATCGCTCGCTCTCGGCGGCCGCCAATGCCGCGCCGTTCGAGGTCTCGCGGGCGTTGCAGGCGGTGCTCGACGGCCAGCCCTTGCATCCCGCCATCGTCAAGACGCCCGCCTGGGATATCGTCGCGTGGAACGAGGCCGCGAGCGCCGTGCTCGCCGACTACGAGGCCACGCCGCCCGAGCAGCGCAACGTGATGCGCCGCCTCTTCAGCGACCCGGCCGTGAAGGCGGCGCTGCCCGACTGGGAGCAGATCGTACGCTGGTCCGTGGCCGTGTTCCGCGTGGATATCGCGCGCTCGGGCACCACGCCCGAAGTGGCCGCGCTCACGGCCGAACTGCAGGCCGGCAACGCCGACTTCGCGCGCATCTGGGCCGAAAGCGAGGTGCGCAATCACGGCTCGGGCACGAAGCGCCTCATGCACGAGATCGCCGGGCCGCTTCAGCTCGACTATTCGGCGTTCGCGGTGGCCGACACGAATGCACTCACCATGATCGTATTCACGCCGGTCACGCCCGCCGACGCCCGCGCGATCGAATCGCTGATTTTGCAGCGTCGGGCGCGCAAGCACGCTGCCAACCCCGCCCAGTAATTCTGAAAGCGCGAATTGCCGGCATTCGCGCTGCTGCTTTAATCAGCGCCGTTATTACCCTCATTCGTCTTTTACCACGCGTTATTGCGGCTTTACCAGGAAGCCGCACGTCCGTTCGATTTAAATCCCTATTGGCTTCCGGGTTGACGATGGGCTTGCAAGTCCGGGAAACTGGCGATCGCCATTCATTAAATGGTTGCAAGCACAACTGATCGACCCACTCACTGGAACGACCGAGAAAATATTTTTCGCATTCATCGTGCCGCAAAATGGCACCGTCAAAATAAATAGCCGGTCATGCAAAATCGGCAAATACGTGTTGGCGCCGTTGCGCTCGCAACCAACCGGAAGCAGCGGCAGAAAATAACAATGGCAGTGTCGATCGCACTCTCGTGCTGTGCCCAGGCGATCGACGGCGGGGAAATACGATGTCACGAACAGAAAGCCTGAAAACCCGGTTGTACGCGTTGATCGCGTTGATCGCCCTTGCGTTTGTCGTGTCCAGCGTCTGGGCGGCGTGGCAGATGCGCAGCGCGCTGGTGGCGAGCCACGCGGTCGAACTCGAACATCTCACCGGCTCGCTGCGCAGCATGATGCTTGCGGAACAGGCGCAGGCCGCGGCGAACGGGCTGAGCGACGCGCAGGCCCAGGCCAACGTGCTCAAGCAGATCCACAGCATGCGTTACGGCGAAGACGGCTACTTCTTCGTGGTCTCCGACGACACCGTACTCCTCACGCACGCCAACGAGTCGCTGATCGGCAAGAACGTGGGCGACTTCAAATCCGCCGACGGCAAGTTCATCTATCGCGATCTCGTGAGCCTCGGGCAGCGCAACGGCAAGGGCGAATACGATTACGATTTCCCGCGCCCCGGCGCGACCGTGGCCGAGCACAAGCTCGCTTACTACGTGTACGACCCGAAGTGGCACTGGCTGATCGCCACGGGCGTGTATATCGCCGACGTCGACGCCGCCTTCCATCTCGCGCTCGAAAAGCAGATGGCGCTCACGGTGCTCATCATCGTCGCGCTGCTGATCCTGATCCAGGTGGGCACGCAGCGCATGATGCTCACGCCCATCGCCAACGCGATGACGGCGTGCGAGGCCATCGCGGCGGGCGACCTCACGCGCGACGTGCCCACGGCCGCGCCCGGCGAGATCGGCCTGCTGATGCGCGCGCTGCGCACCATGCAGGAGCGGCTCGCGGCCACCGTGGCCGAGATCGGCACGTCGAGCCACGCGGTGAGTTCGGCCGCGCACCAGGTCACGGCGGGCAGCACCGACCTGTCTTCGCGCACGGAGGAGCAGGCGGCCTCGCTCGAACAAACGGCCGCGAGCATGGAAGAACTGACGGTCACGGTCAGGCAGAACGCCGAAAGCGCGCGCCACGCGAGCAGCCTCGCCGACGACGCGAGCGCGGTGGCGAGCGAAGGCGACGGCATCGTGGGCCGCGTGGTCGAGACCATGACGGACATTCGCGACAGCTCGCACAAGATCGCCGAAATCATCGGCATCATCGAGGGCATCGCGTTCCAGACCAATATCCTCGCGCTCAACGCCGCCGTGGAAGCGGCGCGCGCGGGCGAGCACGGGCGCGGTTTCGCGGTGGTGGCGAGCGAGGTGCGCGGGCTCGCGCAGCGCTCGTCCACGGCGGCGCGCGAGATCAAGGTGCTGATCGAAACCTCGGGCGAGCGCGTGCTGGCGGGCACCGCGCTGGCCTCGGAAGCGGGCGCGACCATGCACAAGGTGGGCGTGGCGATCCAGCGCGTGACCCAGGTGATGAGCGAGATCGCCTCGGCCTCGAACGAGCAGAGCCGCGGCATCGACCAGATCAATCAGGCCGTCTCGCAGATGGACGCCATCACGCAGCAGAATGCGGCGCTGGTGGAGCAGGCGAGCGCGGCTGCGAGCATGCTGCAGGACCAGGCCGAGCATCTGCGCGCCGCGGTGTCGGTGTTCCGCACGCGCGACACAGCGGGCGCGTGAAGCGCGCTTTGGCCGCGGGGGGATACGTTTGGGACACATTCGCGACACGTTCGGAACGCGCCCGGGACACATCGGCGCGCAAGAACGGAACCCGGGACGCGCTCGACCGGTCTATCGCCGATGACCTCCCGATCTCGCTTACCACTCGCACGTTTGACCGGCCTGCTCGCGTGCCTCTTTGCCGGGGTTGCGCTCGGCGCGCCCCTGGCGGCGCAGGCCGCCGCGCGCGGCCAGGCTCACGCCACGCCGCAGTCCCACTCCCACGCACCGGCCAGGGCTAAAAAGCCGCGCAAGAAGAAAGTGGCGCGCAAGGCCCGGCCCGTGCATCGCTCGATGCCCGCCGACGCGCCCGCCGCCCGGCTCGCCGCCAAACGCCGCGCCAAACGCCTGCGCGCGCGCCATCTCGCGCGGCATGGCGCGCGCCCGCATGCTTCGCATCACGCGTCACACGGCGCGCGCGTTCATCACGCACCGCACGTATCGCACCACGCACAGCATGCACCGCACGCGCCGCGCGCACCGCATACGACCGCGCCCGCATCGCCCGCGCCGCTGACATCGCAAGCGCCGCTCGCCGGCTCGCCGAACCCGGCACCGAAGGTCAACTACGCCCCGCGCCTGCTCGCGCGCTGCGGCTTCACGCCCGCCTCGCAGCGGCATCTGTTTTCGCACGCGGTGTATATCGTCGACGAAAACACCCACACGCCGCTCTACGCGCGCAACGCCGACGCCGTCGCGCCCATTGCCTCGGTCTCGAAGCTGATGACGGCCATCGTCTGGCTCGACAGCCCGCACGCGCCCTTGCCGCGCCGTATCGCCGTCACCACGGCCGACCTCGACAGGCTCAAGTTCACGCACTCGCGCCTCGACGTGGGCTCTCGTGTGACGCGCGCGAACATGCTGCATATCGCGCTCATGTCATCGGAGAATCGCGCGGCGGCCGCGTTGAGCCGCGACTATCCGGGCGGCCGCCCGGCCTTCGTCGCCGCAATGAACGCCAAAGCGCAACGCCTCGGCATGACCCATACGCGCTTCGTCAACGGCACGGGACTTTCGCCGCTCAACGTCTCGACAGCGCGCGAACTCGCGAATCTCGTGCGCGCCGCCAACGGCTATGCGCTCATACGCCGCTATTCGATCGATCATCAGGAACGCGTGTCCACCGGCCTCGGCCAGTTGCAATACGTCAACAGCAATCGCCTCGTGCGCTACGGCCAGGTGCGCGCGAGCGTGCAGAAAACCGGCTTCATCAACGAGTCGGGCCACAACATGGTCATGCGCGTGATGGTGCACGGCCGCCGCCCCGTGATCGTGACCCTGCTCGGCAGCACCACGCCCGAAGGCTCGAGGCTCGACGGCGTGCGCATCGCGCACTGGCTGAACTGTTCGCTGCGCTGATCCGCCAGCGCGCCCACCCGCGCACTGTCACCACGGCACGGTGCGGCCCAGGTAGTCGAGGTAGTGCAGACCGCCGCGCCCGGCCTGCGCCTCGATCGTGTTCACGAGGTTGGGAATGCTCTCGCCGATACTCAGGCGCGCGCCGGGGCCGCCCATGTCCGTGCGTACCCAGCCCGGCGCCATCAGCAGAAGCGTTCGGGGGTCGTCGCGGTGCCGCGCCGCGTAGCTGCGCATGAACATGTTGAGCGCCGCCTTGCTGCCGCGATACACCTCGAAATTGCCGTTCTCGTTGTTCGCCACGCTGCCCTGCCCCGACGACATCACGCCGATCGTGCCGCCCGGCGCCACGAGGTCTTGCAGCGTCTCCACCACGCGCATCGGGCTCAGCGCGTTCGTGACCATCACGCGCGTGAACGCTTCGGTGGAGACATCGGCAATGGTCTCGCGGTCGTCGTTCTTCACGCCCGCGTTGACGAACAGCAGGTCCACCGGGCGGCCCGCCAGGCGCGCGCTCAGGCGTGCATGAAGCGCCGCGACCTGCTCCGTTTCGTTGATGTCGACGGTCTCCACCTCGAGCGCGCCGCCTGCCGTTTGCGCGCGCTGGCGCAGCGTATCGAGCGAACGGGCGCGGCCGGTGGCGATCACGCGCCAACCGCGCGTCAAATATTCTTCGACCATGGCGAAGCCGAGACCGCGCGACGCGCCAATCAACACAATCGTTTTTTGCATGTCGATGTCCTTTGCGAGCGGCCTCGCAACGTGCAGGCCGATACGCAACCCTAACGCCCTTGCGGACATGGCGGAAGGCGCGGCGCATGCAGTGATAAGCTGCACCGCACGCCTCATCCTCCATCACGATGCGCCGATGTCCGACCCCGATCTGAATCTGCTGCTCGCGCTCGACGCCGTGCTCGCCGAGCAAAGCGTGGCGGGCGCCGCGCGCCGTCTTTCGCTCAGCGCGTCGGCGATGAGCCGCACCTTGACGCGTCTGCGCGAGGCCACCGGCGACCCGCTGCTCGTGCGTGCCGGCCGCCGCATGGTGCTTACGCCGCACGCGCAGGCGTTGCGCGAGCGCGCGCGGCACGCGGCCCACGAGGCCCGTGCGGTGCTGAGCCCGAGCGTCACGGAACCCGACTTCCCCACGCTGCGGCGCACCTTCACGGTTCGCGCCAACGAAGGCTTCGTCGAGGCCTTCGGCGCGCCGCTCATCGCCGCGCTCACGGCCGTCGCGCCGGGCGTGCGTCTGCACTTCGCGGCCAAGCTCGAAAAGAGCGCCGCGCAGCTGCGCGAGGGCGCGGCCGACCTCGAGATCGGCGTATTGGGCGCGCCCGCGAAGATGGGACCGGAGATCCGTATTCAAGCGCTGTTTCGCGACCGCTTCGTGGGCGTGGTGCGCAAGGGCCATGCGCTCGAAGCAGAGCGCGAGATCACGGCCGCGCGCTATGCGTCGTTCGGTCACGTGGTGGCATCGCGCAGCGGCCGCGCGAGCGGTCCCGTCGACGAAGCGCTCGCCGCGCTCGGCCTCGAACGCCACATTGCGGCCGTGGTGCCGAGCTTTCCCGCCGCGCTCGCTGTCGCGCGCGCGTCCGACCTGATCGCGCTGCTGCCCGCTTCGTATCTGCGCAACGGGCAGGCTTCAATCGATACGCATCGCTTCGAATTACCCGTGAGCACGGCGAGCATCACCGTCTCGCAGATGTGGCATCCGCGTCTCGATGCGGACGCCGTGCACGCATGGCTGCGCCGCATCGTGCTCGATGTGTGCCGTCGCGAAGCGCCCTCGTGACGGCGATGGCGGCCCCGATCGCGCGCGTATTAGCAGAAAAATATTTCGTCGAAAAAACGGCGTTATTCAGCATAACCATGCTGCGATGGACGTTCGTTTGCGCACATCATCCCGAATAAGGCATACGTCAGAATTAACCATGTTGGTGTTACACTTCATCGCGCCCGCACCCTTGCGGCTACGGGCTTCGGTGTTCCCATTGCAACGCGCGTCTGCATCACGTCCACTTCTGTGATCGTGTCAGGTGCCGCTCGTGCGGCTACCCACCACGGGACGTTATTCGGCGCCCCACTGCGTTTTCCGGATTCGTCAGGTTCTTAGACCGTGTACTCTCAAACGCAAATCGACCCGGTAGTCAGCTTCCGCAACTCGCAGCGCGAACACGTGCGCGGGACCATCATCAATCTCCAGAGAAAGTCCCTCGTGATGGAGGTGTACAACCCGTACTCCATCGTGCAGGTCAGTGAGGTGTTGAGCGAACTGAGCGTGCGCATGGGCACGAAGCACGCTTACCTCGGCAAGGCCGTGGTCGTGAGTCTGGTGAACACCGGTCTCACCGCCGTGGTCTCGCTCGCGCTGATCGACGAATGGCGCGAACTGAGCGTGCTGCCCAACGAGCCGCGCTCGGTCGGGCGCGAGGCCGAGCAGTTCGTCACCGACTGGGACGCGCGCTTCAATATTCGCCGCGACTATCAGATCGTGGTGAACGAAATGCGCGCGTTTCTCTCGGAGGTGTCGCGCTGGGTCGAGCAGGTCGACCTGACCGAAAGCCTGCCCAAGAACGAAGGGCGCCTGCGCGAAGACCTGTTCTACGAGCTGGCCACGCCCATCATGCAGCGCACGAAGTCGTATCTCGTGCGGCTCGAGGAAGAGGCCGAGCGCGTGGACCCCGAAATCGCGCCCGTGCATCGCACCTATGCGCAGGCGGCGCTGCATCCGCTTCTGCTGCGCGCGCCGTTCGTCTACCGCACCTTCACCAAGCCGCTCGGTTATGCCGGCGACTACGAA from Paraburkholderia acidisoli carries:
- a CDS encoding LysR family transcriptional regulator — protein: MSDPDLNLLLALDAVLAEQSVAGAARRLSLSASAMSRTLTRLREATGDPLLVRAGRRMVLTPHAQALRERARHAAHEARAVLSPSVTEPDFPTLRRTFTVRANEGFVEAFGAPLIAALTAVAPGVRLHFAAKLEKSAAQLREGAADLEIGVLGAPAKMGPEIRIQALFRDRFVGVVRKGHALEAEREITAARYASFGHVVASRSGRASGPVDEALAALGLERHIAAVVPSFPAALAVARASDLIALLPASYLRNGQASIDTHRFELPVSTASITVSQMWHPRLDADAVHAWLRRIVLDVCRREAPS
- a CDS encoding SDR family NAD(P)-dependent oxidoreductase, with amino-acid sequence MQKTIVLIGASRGLGFAMVEEYLTRGWRVIATGRARSLDTLRQRAQTAGGALEVETVDINETEQVAALHARLSARLAGRPVDLLFVNAGVKNDDRETIADVSTEAFTRVMVTNALSPMRVVETLQDLVAPGGTIGVMSSGQGSVANNENGNFEVYRGSKAALNMFMRSYAARHRDDPRTLLLMAPGWVRTDMGGPGARLSIGESIPNLVNTIEAQAGRGGLHYLDYLGRTVPW